Proteins co-encoded in one Candidatus Nomurabacteria bacterium genomic window:
- a CDS encoding HlyD family efflux transporter periplasmic adaptor subunit, giving the protein MKLFSFIGRYKWYVGTVVIMAGGLYFYNQDTTDTEAVTNFYVVDTVERGEVTSGIQTTGDIVAAQKLDIDVYKQLSRIDEVNVQNGSHVEVGDVLLSFDKSDAYVDTQSARVAVAEAALALEEEQASAVTPSTQIRTKENQIAGYEKTISDATADIADAYVDFLNEDLEVVAHPDKAAVLSERTEPQLSGRYVSNIEGVYVIEVYGSGADSGFSYRLSGLETATEEVIFGKAMDIGTRGLKVTFPSGTKNGDKWIIYVPNNRIATYSEAKKDYEDTVANLRKTIADAEVSLANAKQELVDLERTDASSYRDLSVEQAETALAEARQRLSQNYDVVQERDIVAPFAGTVEGMENVVEGATPTGGTSDSISLGTLISDEFLTTFTLGASDVSKIAVGQRVKVTVTSFTSQPVFEATITQISSLPESSGVAQYEVQALLDYDRSSSEVILREGMLADIEIVEEESVDALRIPTTAITYEQGVPMVTVVDELTEQQQQQVARMGIVRTDGTPVATYDVEVETGIVGQYYTEIISGLDEGVVIVSSSLAESTDTSSAVQQAGFGPGRNSGGAPPSN; this is encoded by the coding sequence ATGAAATTATTCTCTTTTATTGGACGCTATAAGTGGTATGTCGGTACGGTGGTCATCATGGCTGGCGGGCTTTATTTTTATAATCAGGACACCACTGATACAGAAGCAGTCACTAATTTCTACGTTGTAGATACCGTTGAACGTGGTGAGGTGACGTCAGGTATTCAGACCACGGGTGATATTGTAGCTGCTCAGAAGCTTGATATTGATGTGTATAAGCAGCTGAGTCGAATCGATGAAGTAAATGTCCAAAATGGTAGTCATGTCGAAGTCGGAGATGTCTTGCTGTCTTTTGATAAGAGTGATGCGTATGTAGATACACAGTCAGCGCGTGTGGCGGTGGCTGAAGCGGCACTCGCACTTGAGGAAGAGCAGGCAAGTGCCGTGACACCAAGTACACAAATTCGCACGAAAGAAAATCAAATTGCTGGCTATGAAAAAACTATCAGTGACGCTACGGCCGACATTGCTGATGCGTATGTGGACTTTTTGAACGAGGATTTGGAAGTGGTAGCGCATCCAGATAAGGCAGCTGTGTTATCGGAGCGCACCGAGCCGCAACTGTCTGGGCGGTATGTCAGCAATATTGAAGGAGTGTACGTGATTGAAGTGTATGGTTCTGGTGCAGATTCTGGGTTTTCGTATCGACTCTCAGGTCTTGAGACAGCGACAGAGGAAGTGATATTTGGAAAAGCAATGGATATCGGAACGCGTGGACTGAAGGTGACATTCCCAAGTGGTACTAAAAATGGTGATAAGTGGATTATATATGTGCCTAATAATCGAATCGCAACGTATAGCGAAGCCAAGAAAGATTATGAGGACACAGTGGCGAACCTCAGGAAGACCATTGCCGATGCGGAAGTGAGTCTTGCTAATGCCAAGCAGGAGCTGGTTGACCTCGAGCGGACAGATGCTTCTAGCTATCGCGACCTTAGTGTTGAGCAGGCTGAAACTGCCTTGGCAGAAGCTCGTCAGCGACTTAGTCAGAATTACGACGTGGTGCAGGAGCGCGATATTGTGGCGCCGTTTGCTGGAACGGTCGAAGGGATGGAAAACGTCGTGGAGGGTGCTACACCAACGGGTGGTACGAGCGATAGCATTAGTCTCGGTACGCTCATTTCAGATGAATTTCTAACTACGTTCACACTCGGTGCTAGCGATGTGTCTAAGATTGCAGTCGGACAGCGGGTAAAGGTGACGGTGACATCATTCACAAGCCAGCCAGTCTTTGAAGCGACAATCACGCAGATTAGCTCACTGCCAGAGTCTAGTGGCGTGGCGCAGTATGAAGTGCAGGCACTTCTAGACTACGATCGTTCGTCATCAGAAGTGATCCTTAGAGAGGGTATGCTTGCCGATATTGAGATTGTCGAAGAGGAAAGTGTTGATGCACTTCGTATTCCAACTACCGCGATTACCTATGAGCAAGGCGTGCCGATGGTGACAGTAGTGGATGAACTCACTGAGCAGCAACAGCAGCAGGTTGCGCGCATGGGCATTGTTCGTACTGATGGCACACCTGTAGCGACCTACGATGTGGAGGTGGAGACGGGCATTGTTGGTCAGTATTACACCGAAATTATCAGTGGACTTGATGAGGGTGTGGTCATTGTGTCGTCGTCGCTAGCAGAATCGACGGACACTAGCTCAGCAGTGCAGCAGGCCGGCTTTGGTCCAGGTCGAAATAGCGGCGGTGCGCCACCGAGTAACTAA
- a CDS encoding disulfide bond formation protein B, whose product MLFFYLQEINFALALGGLALLTATMLLYVDFFVYKGKYFAAKLRRCLWYIPMFITVTSVALSLLYSEYFGFVPCSLCWLQRIAIYPQALLSIMALKVRDTVYFPLYGIGLSIFGFLVAAYQYMYQMIPKEKLESGVLPCLVDGSGADCAEKIINEFGFVTFPFISAVTLAFLIVVYLYLRKFGEVKGG is encoded by the coding sequence ATGTTGTTTTTTTATTTGCAGGAGATTAATTTCGCGCTTGCGCTTGGAGGCTTGGCGTTGCTGACCGCGACCATGCTCCTCTACGTCGATTTTTTTGTTTATAAGGGCAAATATTTTGCTGCAAAGCTTAGGCGGTGTCTCTGGTACATTCCGATGTTTATCACGGTGACTTCGGTCGCACTGTCGCTTCTGTACTCGGAGTATTTTGGGTTTGTGCCGTGTTCGCTTTGTTGGTTGCAGCGCATTGCGATTTATCCGCAGGCGCTCCTGTCAATTATGGCTCTTAAGGTTAGGGATACTGTGTATTTTCCGTTGTATGGAATTGGGTTGTCGATTTTTGGTTTCTTGGTGGCTGCCTACCAGTACATGTACCAGATGATACCGAAAGAAAAACTAGAGTCTGGAGTTTTGCCGTGTCTGGTAGACGGAAGCGGAGCAGACTGTGCAGAAAAGATTATTAACGAATTTGGGTTTGTGACATTTCCGTTTATTTCAGCGGTTACGCTGGCGTTTCTCATTGTAGTATATCTGTATCTGCGAAAATTTGGTGAGGTGAAAGGAGGGTAA
- a CDS encoding D-alanyl-D-alanine carboxypeptidase, with the protein MKRLLVAFFLLAALVVVSDPSKIKASTPVPLAAAERAVVTKMVTPAVSAKAYTVFDVTTGEILLSKDADEELPIASVTKLFTAAAALELSPDEEVVVSAADVATEGRAGKLKAGDEYSVHELLFPLLLESSNDAAAALSRVTGPIAVGSHSLADTSGLSDANIASARELATAVRELYFTKPHLFDITKLSQKVGEYTGWINNSPVRDLPGYQGGKHGYTVAAGRTLAAIFSEDALQGRTVGYIVLGSDDVRSDVELLRASVEEAVRLQ; encoded by the coding sequence ATGAAACGACTGCTTGTAGCCTTTTTCCTTCTCGCTGCTTTGGTGGTTGTTAGTGATCCTTCCAAAATAAAAGCATCGACCCCAGTTCCGCTCGCGGCGGCGGAACGAGCAGTGGTCACCAAGATGGTTACGCCTGCCGTAAGTGCTAAAGCGTACACGGTATTTGATGTGACAACGGGAGAGATTTTGCTATCTAAAGACGCAGACGAAGAACTACCAATTGCTTCAGTCACCAAGCTTTTTACTGCTGCCGCTGCGCTCGAACTGTCGCCTGATGAGGAGGTTGTTGTTTCAGCGGCTGATGTGGCCACTGAAGGGCGGGCCGGCAAGCTCAAAGCTGGTGATGAATATAGTGTTCACGAGCTCCTCTTTCCGCTCCTCTTGGAGTCTTCCAACGATGCTGCAGCTGCACTCTCGCGTGTGACTGGGCCGATTGCAGTCGGCTCGCATTCGCTCGCCGACACCTCTGGCCTCTCCGACGCCAATATCGCCTCAGCTCGAGAGCTAGCGACGGCGGTACGTGAGTTGTACTTCACCAAGCCACACCTCTTCGATATCACCAAGCTTTCGCAAAAAGTAGGGGAGTACACCGGCTGGATCAATAACTCTCCGGTGCGAGACTTACCCGGCTACCAAGGTGGCAAGCATGGCTATACAGTGGCCGCGGGCCGTACTTTGGCAGCTATTTTTAGTGAGGATGCACTCCAAGGTCGGACAGTCGGCTATATTGTACTTGGTAGCGATGATGTGCGTAGTGATGTGGAGCTGCTGCGGGCGAGCGTGGAGGAGGCGGTACGACTGCAGTAA
- a CDS encoding YdeI/OmpD-associated family protein, giving the protein MSARVSQGVVHRVPNDMRVMLTSAPEVLTAWNKLTPLARNEWICWTTSVKKAETRAQHIERVRADMLKGKRRPCCWPGCPHR; this is encoded by the coding sequence ATGTCCGCTCGAGTTTCACAAGGTGTAGTGCACAGAGTGCCGAACGATATGCGGGTAATGCTGACGTCGGCACCGGAAGTGTTGACGGCTTGGAATAAGCTCACGCCACTGGCGCGCAACGAATGGATTTGTTGGACAACTTCGGTAAAGAAGGCGGAGACTAGGGCGCAGCATATTGAGCGAGTGCGAGCTGATATGTTAAAAGGCAAACGTCGGCCGTGTTGTTGGCCAGGGTGTCCGCATCGATAG
- a CDS encoding aminoacetone oxidase family FAD-binding enzyme — protein sequence MNKTDGGERTIWDVVVVGGGPAGMMAAATAAASGASVLLLEKNNRLGKKLSITGGGRCNITNNKPVVRDMLASYKDEGKFLFSTFSQHGVVESLAWFLDRGMAVKEENEGRLFPASESAEDVCRLLETELQKQAVAVLSNQTALRISKNQVEQHFVVETEANVFQAKRCVLATGGYARPDTGSTGDGFLWLQSFGHTIHKNSGALVPVVLRTVWTKSLSGLTLPEVGVSVWVDGKKQFAKTGRVLFTHVGLSGPLILNMSKQIGDYLSEGSVELRFNLFPGVDAGVLKLQLTELLTSNKKLQNALAEVLPAQLVRGLLGELGIDGETPCHSVEREVRGLLLQAFQSMPLVVDGLLGEDKAIVSSGGVELTEIDFKTMSSKLIPGLHVVGDLLNINRPSGGYSLQLCWSTGYVAGLHAARG from the coding sequence ATGAATAAAACTGATGGCGGTGAACGAACTATCTGGGACGTGGTGGTAGTAGGTGGTGGGCCAGCGGGGATGATGGCGGCGGCAACAGCCGCCGCCTCTGGTGCCTCGGTGCTCCTCTTGGAAAAGAATAATCGCTTAGGCAAGAAGCTCTCCATTACTGGTGGAGGACGGTGTAATATCACCAACAATAAGCCAGTTGTGCGCGACATGCTGGCGTCATATAAAGATGAAGGTAAGTTTCTGTTTTCTACCTTTTCGCAGCATGGTGTTGTGGAATCGCTGGCGTGGTTTTTGGATCGCGGCATGGCTGTAAAAGAAGAAAACGAAGGGCGCTTGTTTCCGGCAAGCGAATCAGCCGAAGACGTGTGTCGATTACTGGAAACGGAATTGCAGAAGCAGGCGGTGGCCGTGCTTTCAAATCAGACGGCACTTCGTATCTCTAAGAATCAGGTTGAGCAACACTTTGTCGTTGAGACAGAGGCAAATGTATTCCAGGCAAAACGGTGTGTGCTTGCCACTGGTGGCTATGCTCGCCCTGATACTGGTTCGACGGGTGATGGTTTTCTTTGGTTGCAGTCCTTTGGGCACACGATTCACAAAAATAGCGGCGCTTTGGTGCCAGTAGTGCTTCGCACTGTTTGGACAAAGTCACTCAGCGGTCTCACACTGCCGGAAGTGGGGGTGAGCGTATGGGTGGATGGAAAAAAACAGTTTGCCAAAACCGGGCGTGTGCTTTTTACACACGTTGGTCTCTCTGGTCCGCTTATTTTAAACATGAGTAAACAAATCGGTGATTATCTGTCTGAGGGCTCGGTAGAGCTTCGATTCAATTTGTTTCCCGGTGTCGATGCTGGTGTGCTGAAATTACAGCTCACAGAATTACTGACGTCAAACAAAAAGCTGCAGAACGCTTTGGCGGAAGTGCTTCCGGCTCAGCTGGTGCGAGGGTTGCTTGGTGAGCTTGGTATTGACGGTGAAACACCGTGCCATAGTGTCGAGCGGGAAGTGAGAGGGTTGCTGTTGCAGGCGTTCCAAAGCATGCCGCTTGTGGTGGATGGACTGCTCGGAGAAGATAAGGCGATTGTTTCTTCAGGTGGAGTGGAGTTAACTGAAATCGACTTCAAAACCATGTCATCAAAATTGATACCAGGGCTGCATGTGGTGGGAGATCTTTTGAATATCAACCGACCGTCTGGTGGGTACAGCTTGCAGTTGTGCTGGAGTACTGGGTATGTGGCAGGGCTGCATGCGGCAAGGGGGTGA
- a CDS encoding ABC transporter ATP-binding protein, with the protein MSTQKTVVELKDISKSFYLQGGTEIPILHNIDLKVEGGDMIAILGPSGSGKSTLMNIIGGLDIATSGEYYFDGQLVNNMSSDELAELRSTDISFIFQSFHLLPGKTVYQNVMLPLIYQRSFTGDFDEYIRQALTQADLDEQHWHKRPNQLSGGQRQRVAIARALVARPKLLLADEPTGNLDSKTGENIIDSLNVLNEKFGTTIVMVTHDDSLTEVVHRVINIKDGRVFETKGNK; encoded by the coding sequence ATGAGTACACAAAAAACAGTCGTGGAGCTCAAGGATATCTCTAAGAGTTTCTATTTGCAGGGTGGCACTGAAATTCCAATTCTCCATAACATTGATTTGAAAGTGGAAGGCGGTGACATGATTGCGATTCTTGGTCCATCTGGTTCGGGGAAATCGACGCTCATGAACATTATTGGCGGTCTCGATATTGCTACGAGCGGCGAGTATTACTTTGACGGGCAGCTCGTAAATAACATGTCTTCAGATGAGCTGGCAGAACTTCGCTCCACAGACATTAGCTTTATTTTTCAGTCGTTTCATTTGCTGCCGGGGAAGACGGTGTATCAAAATGTGATGTTGCCGCTCATTTATCAGCGCTCATTTACCGGCGACTTTGATGAGTATATTCGCCAAGCGCTCACGCAGGCAGATCTCGATGAGCAGCATTGGCACAAACGACCCAATCAACTCTCGGGTGGTCAGCGACAACGCGTCGCGATTGCGCGAGCGCTCGTAGCTCGGCCAAAATTGCTCTTGGCCGATGAGCCGACGGGTAACCTCGACTCGAAGACGGGCGAGAATATTATTGATTCACTCAATGTACTGAATGAAAAATTTGGTACTACTATCGTGATGGTGACGCACGATGATTCTTTGACCGAAGTGGTGCATCGCGTGATTAATATTAAAGACGGACGTGTCTTTGAAACGAAGGGTAATAAATAG
- a CDS encoding histidine phosphatase family protein — MEIYFVRHGQTDGNLSRRHQIDTTELTFTGREQAVAAAKKIKALEPTHIITSSLVRAIETAREIGNECSMVPEVSGHFVEIIRPDSMVGVHHFSFTSLWFYVQWYFGRDTAKTLGGESYRDLRNRIERAKSALAELPQDARVVVVSHGVFINFFLIHMCDGRWMSPLRALRALKSILHMPNTKITKISYDPAVSDNVCAWAVDR, encoded by the coding sequence ATGGAGATTTATTTTGTGCGCCATGGGCAGACTGATGGCAATCTTTCTCGTCGTCATCAGATTGATACTACAGAACTCACGTTTACCGGTCGCGAGCAGGCCGTGGCAGCCGCTAAAAAAATTAAAGCGCTTGAACCGACACATATTATTACCAGCTCACTCGTGCGCGCGATTGAAACGGCGCGGGAAATCGGCAACGAGTGCTCTATGGTGCCGGAGGTTTCTGGTCACTTCGTAGAAATCATCCGCCCGGACAGCATGGTTGGTGTACATCATTTTAGTTTTACATCACTGTGGTTTTATGTGCAGTGGTATTTTGGAAGAGATACAGCCAAGACACTCGGTGGAGAATCATACAGAGATTTACGCAATCGGATTGAACGAGCCAAGTCTGCCCTCGCGGAGTTGCCTCAAGATGCACGGGTGGTGGTGGTCTCACACGGCGTGTTTATCAATTTCTTTTTGATTCATATGTGTGATGGGCGTTGGATGTCGCCACTTCGAGCCTTGCGGGCACTTAAGAGTATTCTCCATATGCCCAACACTAAAATTACAAAAATATCTTATGACCCAGCAGTGTCAGATAATGTTTGTGCTTGGGCTGTCGATAGATAG
- a CDS encoding multicopper oxidase family protein — MKYIVSIIVAAFIIGGAVMLSKQAPRELLYGVEEGRMELFDEHDVPLVQPTEVVELKDGDAFDLTASIVKQEVGNRVVKRLAYNGQIPGPVIKVEKGAKVTINFTNKIDMDTALHSHGLRGDWKMDGAVPITPPVAIGKSFSYELEFPDAGVYWYHPHVREDYQQELGLYGNFIVEEEQYWNQVAAEEYLIVDDILEDGRFYSDVITNTLMGRYGNKLLINDQADYELSVSAGNVTRLFITNVANTRTFDLAFPGAEVKKVGGDLGRIEHEELISHQIIAPAERYVLEVVYAEPGEYIIEHRGQLLGKVAVSESHEGVSDDFSVLRDNVDDYAAIRTNFASYLGAEPDKQLRLTMHMKGMGGGMMSGGMMSGGEGVVNLMGMEMTHEQAVEHCEMMPQMAGCEPYLSAEGHVSDGIEWEDTMQMMNNTSTDETLEWVIEDTATKLQNEKIDWQFRAGDMVKVRVYNDPESMHPMQHPLHFHGQRFVVLARDGAPNDNLQWKDTVLIPQGQTVDLLVDMSNPGNWMAHCHIAEHLHAGMMFQFKVE, encoded by the coding sequence ATGAAATACATAGTAAGTATTATTGTAGCTGCGTTTATTATTGGTGGCGCTGTCATGCTTTCAAAGCAAGCGCCAAGAGAATTGCTCTATGGTGTTGAGGAAGGGAGAATGGAACTGTTTGACGAACATGACGTACCTTTGGTACAGCCAACAGAAGTCGTAGAGCTCAAAGATGGTGACGCGTTTGATTTGACGGCTTCAATTGTGAAGCAGGAAGTTGGTAATCGAGTAGTAAAGCGTTTGGCATACAATGGACAGATTCCAGGGCCGGTCATTAAGGTAGAAAAGGGTGCAAAAGTGACTATTAATTTTACGAATAAAATTGACATGGATACCGCACTTCATTCGCACGGATTGCGCGGTGATTGGAAAATGGATGGGGCGGTACCGATAACCCCACCGGTCGCAATCGGCAAATCGTTTTCGTATGAGCTCGAATTCCCCGATGCTGGCGTGTATTGGTATCATCCACACGTGCGAGAAGATTACCAGCAAGAGCTCGGTCTCTATGGGAATTTTATTGTGGAGGAGGAACAGTATTGGAACCAAGTGGCAGCAGAAGAATATCTGATTGTGGACGATATTTTAGAAGACGGGAGATTTTATAGCGACGTGATCACCAATACGCTTATGGGTCGGTACGGTAACAAGTTGCTCATAAATGACCAGGCTGACTATGAACTCTCCGTTTCTGCTGGTAATGTAACAAGACTTTTTATTACCAACGTGGCCAATACTCGGACTTTCGACCTAGCGTTTCCTGGTGCTGAAGTGAAGAAGGTGGGTGGAGATTTGGGTCGGATTGAGCATGAGGAGTTGATAAGTCATCAGATAATTGCGCCAGCTGAGCGATATGTGCTTGAGGTGGTGTATGCGGAGCCAGGTGAATACATCATTGAACATCGTGGTCAGTTACTTGGTAAGGTTGCTGTGAGTGAGTCACACGAAGGTGTGTCTGATGACTTTTCTGTGCTTAGAGATAATGTAGATGATTATGCGGCTATTCGTACAAATTTTGCTTCGTATTTGGGAGCAGAGCCAGACAAACAGCTTCGTCTTACCATGCACATGAAAGGCATGGGCGGCGGAATGATGAGTGGCGGAATGATGAGTGGCGGCGAAGGGGTAGTGAATCTGATGGGCATGGAGATGACTCACGAACAAGCAGTAGAGCATTGTGAGATGATGCCGCAAATGGCTGGCTGCGAGCCGTATTTAAGTGCTGAAGGTCATGTAAGCGACGGTATCGAGTGGGAAGATACTATGCAAATGATGAATAATACAAGTACAGATGAAACGCTTGAATGGGTGATTGAAGATACTGCTACCAAGCTCCAGAATGAAAAGATTGACTGGCAATTTAGAGCGGGAGATATGGTAAAAGTGCGGGTGTATAACGATCCAGAAAGCATGCATCCAATGCAGCATCCGCTACACTTCCATGGCCAGCGTTTTGTGGTGTTGGCGCGTGATGGTGCTCCAAATGATAATCTGCAGTGGAAGGATACGGTCTTAATTCCGCAAGGTCAGACTGTCGATCTCTTGGTGGATATGAGCAATCCTGGCAACTGGATGGCGCACTGCCACATTGCTGAACATTTACATGCCGGCATGATGTTTCAGTTTAAGGTTGAGTAG
- a CDS encoding tRNA-dihydrouridine synthase, which translates to MNFWQKLPKPLHVVAPMADVTDAAFRRMIAKYSAHERADGLVGGPDVMWTEFVAADGLVRATPEGKEKLMADLIYAEEERPIVAQLFTSNPEHMEYAAKLCRDLGFDGIDINMGCPDRAIERQGCGSAMIKTPDVAREIIRAAKRGAGDIPVTVKTRVGYGHDQLEEWLPVLLEEEPAAVTIHARTRKEMSKVPAQWERVKRAVEIRDALKSEALILGNGDVLSLDDARRKAELSGADGVMIGRALFGNPWFFHPTKRLPVRLTALPTAGVDRDTIHEQDTADETLEYITLEERLRVMVEHTKLFAELLPFKNFSVMKKHYKAYVNSFHGAAELRAELMEQNTPEEIEMVVERFLSTTDCA; encoded by the coding sequence ATGAATTTTTGGCAAAAGTTACCAAAACCACTGCATGTTGTAGCGCCGATGGCAGATGTTACCGACGCAGCCTTTCGTCGGATGATTGCGAAGTATAGCGCGCACGAGCGAGCGGATGGTTTGGTGGGTGGGCCGGACGTGATGTGGACGGAGTTTGTGGCTGCTGACGGGCTCGTGCGCGCGACACCAGAAGGGAAAGAGAAGTTGATGGCTGATCTTATCTACGCCGAGGAAGAAAGGCCAATTGTGGCGCAGCTGTTTACGAGCAATCCCGAACATATGGAGTACGCAGCAAAGCTTTGTCGCGATTTAGGTTTTGACGGTATCGATATAAATATGGGCTGCCCTGACCGAGCGATTGAGCGCCAAGGCTGTGGCTCGGCCATGATTAAGACGCCAGATGTGGCACGGGAAATTATTCGTGCCGCGAAGCGTGGTGCGGGCGATATTCCGGTGACGGTAAAAACCCGCGTGGGGTATGGACATGATCAGCTTGAGGAGTGGCTGCCGGTTCTTCTAGAAGAAGAACCGGCAGCCGTGACTATTCATGCACGGACAAGAAAAGAAATGAGTAAAGTACCAGCGCAGTGGGAGCGGGTGAAGCGAGCGGTGGAGATTCGTGATGCGCTTAAGTCGGAAGCACTGATTTTAGGGAACGGTGATGTGTTGTCGCTTGATGATGCGCGCCGGAAAGCGGAGCTTTCCGGCGCTGATGGTGTGATGATTGGCCGCGCCCTATTTGGCAATCCATGGTTTTTCCATCCGACCAAACGCCTGCCAGTACGACTCACTGCTTTGCCAACTGCCGGCGTAGACCGTGATACGATTCATGAGCAAGATACAGCCGACGAAACTCTTGAATACATTACGCTAGAGGAGCGACTGCGGGTAATGGTGGAGCATACGAAGCTGTTTGCAGAATTGCTACCGTTTAAAAATTTCTCCGTGATGAAGAAGCACTACAAAGCGTACGTGAACTCATTTCATGGTGCGGCGGAACTGCGCGCAGAACTGATGGAGCAAAACACGCCGGAAGAGATTGAGATGGTGGTCGAGCGGTTCCTTTCGACTACAGACTGTGCATAG
- the dnaX gene encoding DNA polymerase III subunit gamma/tau, producing the protein MSVTAALYRKYRPQSFADVRDQDHIVSVLEGAIKKGEIPHAMLFSGTRGTGKTTLARLFAKAIGTSDIDLYEIDAASNRGIDDVRELKEAVHTLPYESEHKVYIIDEVHMLTKEAFNALLKTLEEPPVHVVFILATTEEDKLLDTILSRCQVFRMHSPSRAVLAATVTDVAAKEGFTLSPDAADMIALAADGSFRDALGVTQKVIMASGDAIGSVDEVAAIIGAPKTAIMTSLLEALHTKDRATALTAVGEAVESGVDMKLFVRLLLEQVRAIMLIRNVPAKKDAILTAFGEDVREKLALYAGGASPINSHALLRLLEAAELVSRSPIPQAPLEIALIDIAEK; encoded by the coding sequence ATGTCAGTCACTGCAGCACTCTATCGTAAGTATCGTCCGCAAAGCTTTGCCGACGTTCGAGATCAAGATCATATCGTTTCTGTTTTAGAAGGCGCTATCAAGAAAGGGGAAATTCCCCACGCAATGCTCTTTTCAGGCACGCGCGGTACCGGAAAGACCACCTTGGCAAGACTCTTTGCTAAGGCGATTGGTACGTCGGATATAGACTTGTATGAAATCGACGCTGCTTCAAATCGTGGTATCGACGATGTGCGTGAACTCAAGGAAGCCGTGCACACGCTCCCGTATGAGTCCGAACACAAGGTGTACATTATCGACGAGGTGCATATGCTCACCAAGGAGGCCTTTAACGCACTCCTTAAGACTCTTGAAGAGCCGCCGGTGCATGTCGTTTTTATTCTCGCAACTACCGAGGAGGATAAGCTACTGGATACCATTCTGTCTCGCTGTCAGGTCTTCCGCATGCACTCACCGTCGCGTGCTGTTTTGGCTGCCACGGTGACTGACGTAGCAGCGAAAGAAGGCTTTACACTAAGTCCTGACGCAGCGGACATGATTGCGCTCGCAGCCGACGGCTCATTTCGTGACGCGCTTGGCGTGACACAAAAGGTAATTATGGCTTCTGGTGACGCGATTGGCAGCGTGGACGAAGTTGCGGCTATTATTGGTGCGCCAAAGACTGCAATTATGACTTCACTGCTTGAAGCCTTGCATACCAAAGACAGAGCGACTGCTCTAACGGCGGTAGGAGAGGCGGTTGAGAGCGGAGTAGACATGAAGCTCTTTGTTCGCTTGCTTCTCGAGCAAGTACGGGCGATTATGCTGATTCGTAACGTACCTGCTAAAAAGGACGCTATTCTAACTGCTTTTGGTGAGGATGTGCGCGAAAAGCTCGCGTTGTACGCAGGCGGAGCTTCTCCAATTAACTCTCATGCCCTTTTGCGTCTCTTAGAGGCAGCCGAATTAGTGTCTCGCTCGCCGATTCCACAAGCACCGCTTGAGATTGCATTGATAGATATTGCCGAGAAATAG